One genomic segment of Pyrinomonadaceae bacterium includes these proteins:
- a CDS encoding terminase family protein, whose product MSTAPLLPPDWQTWPEKQRAELLTRLQTLAQERDAGKVPWLCTVPGCDGLPHKGRMGPHARADQRPPDGDEWDQWVALAGRGWGKTRTGAEWAIAQARVYDRGALVGPTAGDARDVLVEGESGIMACAPTAFRPVYEPSKRRLTYPNGAQQAVYSADEPDRLRGPQHHYAWADELAAWKRLQYAWDMLMMGLRLGDHPRVCVTTTPRPLPLIKELVKSDRSVVVRGSTYDNLHNLAPTFRRTVLDRYAGTVLGRQELDAEILEDLPGALVRRASIESARVDEAPDLATKVVAVDPAGTGTGDEAGVIVAGLGSLVKDVYILADYSAQMSARQTGLTVWEAFYEHEADYVVYEDNFGKQWLRDGLIDAYADYHNLDTEQRRALREGSEDKPEDLVIEEEDENGEPIEAKVIVSPFTILRKVTAQHGKVLRAQPVAMRYEQGRVHHVGTFPELEDQETTWNPHETPNESPDRVDALVHGATYLMKLERGRGRMSSPHGAGVGRAAGIARTTAMVRPPQTMIRRHTA is encoded by the coding sequence ATGAGCACGGCCCCGCTCCTGCCCCCGGACTGGCAGACGTGGCCCGAAAAGCAGCGCGCGGAACTGCTCACCCGCCTTCAGACCCTGGCGCAGGAGCGGGACGCGGGGAAGGTCCCGTGGCTGTGCACGGTCCCCGGGTGCGACGGCCTGCCCCACAAGGGGCGCATGGGCCCGCACGCGCGAGCGGACCAGCGGCCCCCGGACGGGGACGAGTGGGACCAGTGGGTGGCTCTCGCCGGCCGTGGGTGGGGCAAGACCCGCACCGGGGCCGAGTGGGCCATCGCTCAGGCACGCGTGTACGACCGTGGCGCTCTCGTCGGGCCCACGGCCGGTGACGCGCGTGACGTTCTCGTTGAGGGCGAGAGCGGCATCATGGCGTGCGCCCCCACGGCGTTCCGGCCCGTGTACGAGCCCAGCAAGCGGCGCCTGACGTACCCCAACGGGGCGCAGCAAGCGGTGTACTCGGCCGATGAGCCGGACCGTCTGCGCGGCCCCCAGCACCACTACGCGTGGGCAGACGAGCTGGCAGCGTGGAAGCGCTTGCAGTACGCGTGGGACATGCTGATGATGGGTCTTAGGCTCGGTGACCACCCCCGCGTCTGCGTGACCACCACCCCCCGCCCGCTTCCGCTGATCAAGGAACTGGTCAAGAGCGACCGCAGCGTTGTGGTGCGCGGCTCCACGTACGACAACCTGCACAACCTGGCCCCCACGTTCCGGCGCACGGTCCTGGACCGTTACGCGGGCACCGTGCTCGGGCGCCAGGAACTGGACGCCGAGATCCTGGAAGATCTTCCCGGCGCCCTGGTACGGCGCGCCTCCATCGAGAGCGCGCGCGTGGACGAGGCACCGGACCTGGCAACCAAGGTTGTGGCCGTCGACCCGGCCGGCACCGGCACGGGCGACGAAGCGGGAGTGATCGTGGCCGGGCTCGGTTCCCTGGTCAAGGACGTGTACATCCTGGCCGACTACTCGGCACAGATGAGCGCGCGTCAGACCGGTCTCACTGTCTGGGAAGCGTTCTACGAACACGAGGCGGACTACGTGGTGTACGAGGACAACTTCGGCAAGCAGTGGCTGAGGGACGGGCTCATCGACGCGTACGCGGACTATCACAACCTGGACACGGAGCAGCGCCGCGCGCTGCGTGAGGGGTCCGAGGACAAGCCCGAGGACCTGGTCATCGAGGAGGAAGACGAGAATGGGGAGCCGATTGAAGCCAAGGTGATCGTGTCCCCGTTCACCATCCTGCGCAAGGTCACGGCGCAGCACGGCAAGGTGCTCCGTGCTCAGCCCGTGGCCATGCGCTACGAACAGGGGCGCGTGCACCACGTCGGCACGTTCCCAGAGCTGGAGGACCAGGAGACGACCTGGAACCCCCACGAGACGCCCAACGAGTCCCCGGACCGGGTGGACGCGCTTGTCCACGGGGCCACGTACCTGATGAAACTGGAACGCGGGCGCGGTCGCATGTCCTCTCCCCACGGGGCCGGCGTCGGGCGCGCGGCCGGGATCGCTCGCACCACAGCCATGGTGCGGCCCCCGCAGACCATGATCCGGAGGCACACCGCATGA
- a CDS encoding phage minor head protein: MQQAWFRSATRWMDRVRPTVTGGGQVQPQNVGQHTAFWGQLIAEEVLPQSASLFARVRGRITGRAEPVTDPTAAQFLNEAGNRLKRLPDEVYALIVREVEEGVARGESIPDVTQRVNTVLTATGSERWPHRAVTVARTEVMAAVNAGAYAGAVRDAERRGDPAPFKVWLATEDTRTRPTHHEADKQRTLLTSPFIVGGAQLQFPGDPRGPAQEVINCRCTFLPVTLGETIDWTDRQDP, from the coding sequence ATGCAACAGGCCTGGTTCCGGTCCGCCACCCGGTGGATGGACCGGGTGCGGCCCACGGTCACGGGCGGCGGCCAGGTCCAGCCCCAGAACGTGGGCCAGCACACGGCATTCTGGGGGCAGCTCATTGCGGAGGAAGTCCTCCCGCAGTCCGCGTCCCTGTTCGCGCGTGTGCGGGGCCGCATCACGGGGCGCGCCGAGCCGGTGACCGATCCCACGGCCGCTCAGTTCCTGAACGAGGCCGGCAACCGGCTTAAGCGGCTGCCCGATGAGGTGTACGCGCTGATCGTGCGAGAGGTGGAAGAGGGCGTCGCGCGGGGGGAGTCGATCCCCGACGTCACCCAGCGGGTCAACACCGTGCTCACCGCCACCGGGTCCGAACGCTGGCCGCACCGGGCCGTCACCGTGGCGCGCACCGAGGTCATGGCGGCGGTGAACGCGGGCGCGTACGCGGGCGCCGTGCGGGACGCCGAGCGCCGGGGTGACCCGGCGCCGTTCAAGGTCTGGCTGGCCACGGAGGACACGCGCACGCGTCCCACGCACCACGAAGCTGACAAGCAACGCACGCTGCTCACGTCCCCGTTTATCGTGGGAGGGGCGCAGCTTCAGTTCCCGGGCGACCCGCGCGGGCCCGCTCAGGAAGTGATCAACTGTCGCTGTACGTTTCTACCCGTCACTCTCGGTGAGACGATCGACTGGACAGACAGGCAGGACCCATGA
- a CDS encoding DUF1360 domain-containing protein, giving the protein MTLSFVIMTLAVARLTRLITTDVLFEVPRGWFVRKLIEHDGPPSEIRAKLAYLIVCDWCASVYVGAVGAGAWYAWHGTMPFMVITAALAASYVTGFLTSVTEE; this is encoded by the coding sequence ATGACCCTTTCTTTCGTGATCATGACGCTGGCCGTTGCCCGCCTCACGCGCCTGATCACCACCGACGTGCTCTTCGAGGTACCGCGTGGCTGGTTCGTGCGCAAACTCATCGAGCATGACGGGCCGCCGAGCGAGATCCGGGCCAAGCTCGCCTACCTGATCGTCTGCGACTGGTGTGCCAGCGTGTACGTGGGCGCGGTGGGAGCGGGCGCATGGTACGCGTGGCATGGGACCATGCCGTTTATGGTCATCACCGCTGCACTCGCAGCCTCGTACGTCACGGGATTCCTGACGTCGGTCACGGAGGAGTAG